tgaaataaataataacttgaAATAAAAATCCGTCTTACTAACATGAAAGGCCTTGAAATTCGACGGTAATTTATTCATCGGCTATTTTaacttacaaaaaatataaacttaaactaaatttccgtcttttatAATGTGGAGGCCTCCAAAACCGACGGAGAGGtttttttcattggccaattttaacaaatagaatatataaacctaaactaaatttccgtcttttaaaatgggaaggCCTCCAAAATCAACGAAAAAATTTCTTCATTGGCCagttttaacttgtataaattaGTGTGTAATAGAATAATAAGATAATTAATAAAAGTAACATAAAACTTTACTAAAAACCACACAAGTCaacaaaagattaaaatatatctaGAGAGCTCATTAACAACactaattagaaaaaaaaaacaaaatgataaaaataaacatgtAAATAATGAATAACGAATAGTCAAAATAAAGATACTAAAAGCTAGAGCTAACAATGGGTAAATGAAATAATCAATTCAACAAACACGAGAATGGTCAGAAAAAGTATACAAAATCAACATAATAAAGcaatttttataaaacaaaCTTTTAAACAATAGCAAATTGAAGTATATTAACAGCAAGGAAGAGATAAACAAATACTACGTCATAAAAGTAAAACTTAATTAAATTGCATCAGATTtaagatattaaaaatagaaatgacAGTAGTGTTGATAGGAATTTCAAACAAAAGATAGTACAATGACATAAACAAAATaatcaacaaataaatataatcattAATAATAACAGTAACAACTAATAACAGTGAAGCAATATAATTCACTGGAAgctcttaaaaaaataaaatgtcaatcttaataaattaatagatgtcatatataaataaaataaagcagCAAGATAACTAGATAAAACTAATCAAAATGAACACAACAAGGAAGATTAAATTAACAGATAATACTATAATGCAGtaaagaaatataaatcaatGAAAACACAACAgctttagaaataaaaatacaaagtgaACGCAACCTAAGTAATAGTTaacatttaaaacaaaattaaaaaataagaaatgatGAACCTGGAGATAAATCTAAAATTATTGGCCGGAGATGCTGTTTGGGATGGTGTCGCTGTCCATTAGAGCTTGGAGCTTGCAGTTTTGTGGTGGTCGGAGCTCATACACCtgcaaaacaaatataaaaaaattgtaaaggGGAAAGGGGATGGGTCTGTATCGCGGGGTCTATTTGGTCTTAGAACGGAGTTGATTCGCAGGATTCCGGTGTGGGGTTTTTGAATGGGGTTTCGCCGGAATTTGGTGGCTGTTTGGGGTCGTTTCCGATGGTTTTTGGTGGTTGTTTGATTGGTCTGGATTGGGTGGCGCCGGAGCTCGGGACTGCCGGTGACCTGCgaaaagtagaaatagaaatcGTGAAGGGGAAGAGGAAAGGGGTCTGGTGTTGTTTAGCTCCGGTTCACTGGAGCTTTGAGCTCCTCGCCGGAGCTAGAAGACAACAGAGAAACCGGGGTTTTGGGTTGGAGACGAGGGTGGTTTGGTGGTGGCTGTTTTTTGTGTCAAGAAGTAAGAGGAGAAActtttagggtttttctatCTTGAAAAGTTTTCATTCCCCtctaaaaaatgattttcctcCTCTTACTTTTGACCTAAAATTTACTTAAATAGGGAGTTGTAATACAATGGGCTCAAATCATGGGCCTGAGATTGTGGCCCAAATTCATCGATCAAtctgtatatataaattttaaatgaatttttatactgtgcaaatatatcaaaattaatattagcAAATGtaacaaatgaaatgaatgttaaaaaatatataattaacgcaactaatgacatgtaaaaaatgcaattttaaacttaactgataaaaaatcataaattttgataaataaggttagttatcgataaacttatttaaaactataaaaaaaattattttgaactattaaataaataaaacttaaaagttacgaattttaaaaatgttagaccaaaattgggtgtcaacaaatatattatgtaaTTCACCTGCAGGTGGCGGAGCTTGAAATGGAACGTCAGTGAAGAAACGATAAGTTTCATAACGGAAATAGCAGCTAAGTCCTATTATTCTGCCACTAGTCTTTCCCTTGCAGGGACAGCTAGGCATATTCCCATAAGCGCCAGTTAAGCAATCGAAGCAATTCTGAGGAGATAGATTAGGAGTGCACTGCACAAGTGCATATATAGTCCGAAAATCTGGGCCTGTCGCATTACCACTAGCATATTTTCTACGGGGATCACCACCATTTGCAGCTTGGTCTCGCAAATCAACCAATAATATTTCGAGATCCTTGTTGAATTCCTCCGGTTGTGAGGCATTCACATGATTCCAGAAATAATATAGAGTAGGAAATGATGTAGTATCATTTATGATGGATCGATTGGAGTACTGCAACGAACATTCATCATAGGCAGCATTAGCTTCTTTTTGGTTAGGACATATCTCTACAAGCTTTTGACCAATGTTATCGACACAATAGCTACATCGATCAAGCCCTATATCTCCTCTACACATCACAATAGCACTGACCTTGTTGCTGTTTTGGCCAATGGAAGCATTGTAGAAACCATATTCATCGACATTTAAGGAAAGGGAATAGAGGAGGGTTTTTAGATTGTTCTGGTATGCACTATCTTCAGTATAGTTACCATTGCCACCACACTGAACGTATTTTAAATCGGACAGCTGCGCTAGGATGGGAGTATTATAAAGATGGATatgcaaaaaaagaaagagtagcCACTTCTGAATAGCCATGGTCTTCGTGGTTATGGCAGTTCAAGTTGCTCGATATATAGAAgcttaattagatatttttgaagaaaatgtaATACATACTATAATTGATTGGTTACAATTGGTAGGAAGATTGATAGTAATTCAGTGGCCAGTGCTAAATGTGTAATAGTTGACAAATTAACACGCTGTTGGTCTATTTTTTAGTCTTGACAAATTGACTCTTAGAGTTTATGGATTTCAACTCTAATTTATGGATTGTAGTGGATGACAATAAGGCAACTAGGAGGGAATTTTTGGGTGCTACTTGCTCTTCTTTGAATGTTTCAAACTTTATCAGATTCCAGTAAGTGTAATCCAACTGATTTGTATCTTATTATCTTTTTTCCTTGTATTAAAGTGATTCAAATTGAATTCACAAAATCAATTAGCAACAGAAGTGGCCACCTAGCCTGCAGGGGCACATGCTGCTTTGGAGTACCGGGTTTATCTGAACACACTACTTCAACACTGactataaaatttatgtataaaattacaataaaaagtAGATATGAGCATATAACTTTAAATATCTAATGGGTTCAATAATAAAACTTTAAAGATTTCAACCTATAAATCTTAAATCCTGCATTCAACTCTCGTTGATACGATTGGTCTATCCAGATTATTAGCATTCTACTCCTCTACTGATCATTCTGCATAATGTCTAATCGTTTATAGAGGTGAAGCATTTGTTCATGCCATAAACAGCATTTAGATAGAAATATGTATACATACGTagcaaaatttttaaaatgtatacATGTAATTTGATTATACTCATTCTGAACCCCATCATTCTATATCCAGATTTCGTCTAGTGATCGTCTGATTTTCCACTTTGCTGGTCTACGTTGCAATCTGACCTTTTTCTTGCCTGAAATATTACCATCTGATCCAACTGAAAAACGACAACTCAATTTTAGCGAATGGTGTTTGATCTTAATACCCAACAGCCGATACTTAATCCTAGTCGCCACATCCACCTGCAATTTAGCAGTACTTTTGTCTGCTGTACATTTTATTAGCGAACTCCATTTTCTCCTATCAACAATTAGCTGTAATTGCAAAAATGTGGTTGTCTTATGTCTCTTTTGATGTAAACGAGGTATTGTTGTCTTTCCAACAGTGTCTTGATTATGATAACATGTTACGAAAGTATCGTCATAGTAAATATCCCAATCTTTATGATTTTGATTCCAAATCTTGATGACAAGAAACATAGTAACAATTTCACTTTCATTGTCGTTGAAGTGAAcagaaaaatcaagaagaatGTAAACAGGAGTTTTTGGACGCATACATAGCCATAGAATTAAGACAAGTAGTCCCAACAGGACAACAAATGGTGAAAGAAAGAGTTTGAAGCTTTTGCCTAAACACATGCCTTAATCTTGATAAAGAACTCGTAATATCTGGCttaattagtatatatttgtagaataacataaattaaaaaattgaatcttttggTCTTTTAGAAATTTGGGAATGAAATGTAAGTCCTATATCTCC
The Solanum stenotomum isolate F172 chromosome 12, ASM1918654v1, whole genome shotgun sequence DNA segment above includes these coding regions:
- the LOC125847415 gene encoding uncharacterized protein LOC125847415 — encoded protein: MRPKTPVYILLDFSVHFNDNESEIVTMFLVIKIWNQNHKDWDIYYDDTFVTCYHNQDTVGKTTIPRLHQKRHKTTTFLQLQLIVDRRKWSSLIKCTADKSTAKLQVDVATRIKYRLLGIKIKHHSLKLSCRFSVGSDGNISGKKKVRLQRRPAKWKIRRSLDEIWI